The sequence below is a genomic window from Paenibacillus silvisoli.
CCATACGGTAACCATGTTCGGCGTGCTGCTGCAGCGCCAATAGCCGTAATCCTGATGCCAGCCGACATTGCCTGCCGTCGTCTCCTGGCCGTTCGTTCCCGGCTTGTAAATGACTTGGTCATGCCAGAGGCGGATGGACTCTTCGTCAAGCAGCTCGGCTGCCATTTTGCCCAAATTACGGTCGGTGACGACGGAGCGGACTTCATCGTTGATCCACCAGCCGTTATCGAATTTGCGAATGGCAAGCGGATTATCGGACGGGTGATAATGGTGCATCGGCAAGCCGAAGCCGTCGTATTTGCGGGTCCATACGCGTTCATGCGCCGCGCGGAGCCTTTCGATCGTATCGTCATCGATCAGCTTCGGGCTGATCCAGTAGCCTTCGGTATCAAACTTCTTCTTATCTTCTTCCGTGATCGTGTAGTCAATGACAATGCTCATTGCTGCCAGCCACCTCTTTCGCTCATATCGAAAATATTGTAACTGCTTACAGTGTAGCGCTTCGGCGGCTCGTTGACTTCCGAAAACCTATCAAATAGGATTAGAAACATAGAGATAATCAGACACGAATGGAGCTGCCAGACGACATGCCTAAAGCCAAAAACGAGCCTTTTCGCTGGGAAACGCACAGCTATTATCCTGCCCGGGCCGGCATCCTGCCGGAGCTGGTCATGCTGGGCTACGACCGGTTTCACGAAGCGTCCCCGCTGGAGGATCATCAGCACGACGGCTGCTTTGAATTCGTCTATGTCGAGAACGGCCGCGTAACGTGGGAAGTCGGCGATGACGTCTACCCGTCCTATACCGGCCAAATCTTCCATACGCGTCCCGGCGAATGGCACCGGGCGAAGCTGAATTTCATCGAGCCGTGCACGATTTGGTGGTTTATTTTGCGCGACCCGATGCTCGAGCCGGACTGGCTGGCCTTTCAGGACGAGGAACGCCTTCAACTCCATCACGCGCTGCTGCAGCTTCCCCGCCTCGTCTCCGTCGACAGCCGCGTTCGCGAGCAGTTTCATCGGCTGCGCGCCATGATCGAGGAAGGCGCGGAGACGTTTCGGATGCGCCACCATCTGGTCGATATTTTGCTGCAGCTGCTGTATCCGCCGGCCGACGCGCGGCAGCTGCCGCTCGACCTCAAGGAAGTGATGCTCGCGCTGACCGCCCGGATCGAGTCGGCTCCGGAGCAGCGATGGAGCAACAAAGAGCTGGCCGCGCTGGCCGGCGTCAGCGAGTCGCATTTTTACCGGCTGTTTCACAGCTTGCACGGCCAATCGCCGGCCAACTTTATCGACCGGGTGCGGATCAACCGCGCATGCGAGCTGCTCCGGGAGCCGGGGGCCAACGTAACGGCGGTCGCGCTCGATCTCGGCTATAAGACGAGCCAGCATTTTGCCACCGTGTTCAAAAAATATATCGGCATGCCCCCGTCCCAATGGCGGGCGGCGCCTTGATTTGCGGGTGGCGCGTGGTAAATTTCCACTCTGCCTCTATGGGCTGGAATGGAGTATAATAGAACTTTGTCCTACCTTACTTCACAACAGGA
It includes:
- a CDS encoding phytanoyl-CoA dioxygenase family protein; this translates as MSIVIDYTITEEDKKKFDTEGYWISPKLIDDDTIERLRAAHERVWTRKYDGFGLPMHHYHPSDNPLAIRKFDNGWWINDEVRSVVTDRNLGKMAAELLDEESIRLWHDQVIYKPGTNGQETTAGNVGWHQDYGYWRCSSTPNMVTVWIALQDTDLSNGAMLTILGSHKWGAVEGSDTFFEQDMGKLKAKFATRDWVEEPCILKAGQASFHHALTFHGSGPNMSSDPRLSVVAHLMPGHTYYRESRQRHDNLRFLSARPVPGMKFDKEEYFPTLYSKA
- a CDS encoding helix-turn-helix transcriptional regulator; this translates as MPKAKNEPFRWETHSYYPARAGILPELVMLGYDRFHEASPLEDHQHDGCFEFVYVENGRVTWEVGDDVYPSYTGQIFHTRPGEWHRAKLNFIEPCTIWWFILRDPMLEPDWLAFQDEERLQLHHALLQLPRLVSVDSRVREQFHRLRAMIEEGAETFRMRHHLVDILLQLLYPPADARQLPLDLKEVMLALTARIESAPEQRWSNKELAALAGVSESHFYRLFHSLHGQSPANFIDRVRINRACELLREPGANVTAVALDLGYKTSQHFATVFKKYIGMPPSQWRAAP